In Streptomyces rapamycinicus NRRL 5491, the genomic stretch TACCACCGCACCCGGGCCACCGAACAGCACCTCTGAGACGGCGCCGCGCCCGCCATGGCCGACGACCGCCCGTGCAGCCGAGACCCGGCCGCACGGGCGGTCGTCATCGCGTCCGGGGTGCGGTGTGTCCGCGTGGACATCTCCACGGGCACCGGCCGCGTGACCGTCTGCAAGATGGAGCGGCACCAGTGCCACGCCTCGGGAACGAGGAATGGCGACGTCAGCCACGGGGACTGCGCGAATGAGGCAATCCACCAGCGTTGCCGCCCGGTGACGGCACCACTGCGGATGGAAGTCGCCATGGTGCCACGCCCCAAGGGGAGCACGACCATGCACGATCCGAGGGATGCGCTCCTGCGTGACATCTCGGCAAAGGCAAGCATGCTCCTGGGGCAAGAGGCGGAGTCCGACGAAGAGCGTGTGCACCCCCTCAGCCCTCGACTATCCCTACATCTCGCGAGGCCGCGACCGGCTATGAGCCAGGATGGTCCTGACCGCCAAGGATCAGAGCGCCATCGCCGCGCTCGCCATCAAGCACGACCTGCTCGTCGTCACTGACGAGGTCGACGAGCGCCTTGTCTACGAGGGCTCACACCGCCCTATCGCGGCCCTGCCCGGAATGCGCGAGCGCACGGTCACCATCGGCTCGGCCGGCAAGACCTTCTTCTTCACCGGATGGAAGGTTGGCTGGGACACAAGCCCTGCCCGTCATCGCTCCGCTGACGGTCGGTTCACGCTGCCCAGCCACAGCACGTCACGCGCTCGGGTCATGGCCACGAAGAGCTGGCTGCGGGACAGCTCGTTGCGCTCGCGCCCCGTTTCGGAGACTTCCGCGTCGGGTGTGCGGGAGCCGTCCGGCATAGTTGCGTCGTGCTCTGGGAGGTAAACCCGCTTGAACTCCAGTCCCTTGGCCCGGCGATAGCTGCCGAGTTTGACGGCGTCGACAGGGCGGCCGTCGTAGTGTTCCAGTAGGCATACCGGGATGCTCGCCCGTTCGAGAAGCCGCTGGTAGCGGCCGATGGCGCGCATGGAGGGGCAGAGCACCGCGGTGTCGGCGCGGGCTCCCGGTGGCAGGCTGTGCAGGGCCTCCAGAAGAGCTTGGTCGTGCTCGGATGGTGTCGGTTTCGAGACACGGATCACGTGACCGTCGTGGTACGTGAGGTCGACGTCTCGGCGGCCCGGTGTGCGCAGCCCGTCAATGTCCTCGAATGAGTCCTCGGCGACGACGGCAAGCGCCGCGTCGAGGATCTCCTTGCTGTTGCGGTAGTTGATGTGCAGCACTTGTCCCCGGTCGCCGCGGATGTCGATGCCCGCGTCGGACAGGCGGAACCCTCCGGGGTAGACGGCTTGTTGACCGTCACCGACCAGCAGCAGCCCGTTGGGAGTGTCTCCGACGAGAGCATGCAGAAGGCGCACTCCGACCAGGGTCAAGTCCTGGACCTCGTCCACGACCACAGCCGCGTAGCGGTGCTGCCCCGTGCGGCGGAGGGCCTCTGCCAGGGCGAGGGAGAGGACATCGTTGAAGTCGTGCACGCCACGCTCGACACGAAGCGCCTCGTACGCCTCGTACAGAGCCCAGACGGCCTCCCGATGCGGGCGGCGCAGGCTCGCGCGACGGCGTCGGCGGGGCACCGTGGCGTACTCCTCGAAGGAGGTGATACCCCGCCCTTTTATGACGTGGTCGATCTCCTCCTTCCAGTAGCCCGGTGCCGGGTCGATCTCGGTCAGGCAGCTGTCGCGGCCGACGTTCTTCCAGGCGAGGCTGAAGGCGGTCTGGGCCCTTTCTCCGTGCAGCCGAACCGAGACGCCGCAGTCGCGCAGGAACTCCTGAGACCAGGAGTGCAGGCTGCGGAAGTCGATCCTGTCTGCCACGGCGGGAGACATGGCCTTGAGAAAGGTGGCCTGCACCCGTGGGAGATTGTTGGCGAACGTGACGTACAGGATCCGGCCGGTGGTGCGCTGGGCGAGGTGGGCTGCGCGGTGCAGACCGACGACGGTCTTGCCAGTGCCCGCCGGGCCGCTGATCCGCGCGGGGCCGGCCCAGTTCCGGCGTACCAGGGCTACCTGATCGGGGTGGAGGAAGGTCATCCACTGCTCGATCGGGGCCCGCAGCGCTTCTTCCAGAGCTGCCTCACGCAGCCCGTCGAGGTCGAACAGACCGTCGGACAGTTCTTCTTGAGGCGGTGCCTGCGGTGGAGGCGATATGGCCCGAGTCGCGAAGGCTCCCTCGTACTCAGGGAAGGCCCGATCCAGGTGGTCGGCGATGACGCGTACGGATTCGGGGCGCAATCGGTGACGCTCCGAGAGCAGGGCCGGTCCGACCTCATGCTCCCCCAGCAGCCGAACCCTGCCCAGTTCAGCATCGACTCGGTGCCCTGCGAAAACCATGAGGGGCTGGACCGCGACCGGGGACATGCCCAAGGACGCCACCGCCGACTCGGCTACCTTCGTCACGGCAAGGAGCTTGGCCACATGCTCGTCGCGAGGCTCGCCGTCAACGCTGAGTCTTCCCTCTGAACACTCCGGTGCGGAGCGCCAGTTCTTCACATCGAGGACGAACGCCCCGCCAGGACCGACCAACAACATGTCCACATTGGCCATCCGCGTCCCCGGCCACCTGCGGTCCACCAGTAACCGCCACCCGCGCGCGGTCAGGACCAGCAGCTGGGCCGCGACCCTGCGTTCGCCCTCACTTGCGGCTTCCCATCGGCGTGCTTGCTGCCGGGCCGCCTGCCACTGCTCTCTCAGTAGCCGTTCCTGCCGTCGCGCCTCCTGCGCCCGCCGCGATGCCGATCCGCCAGCCGCCATACCCCTCCCCCTCGTACGCAGAGTAGTGATCATAAAACGATCAGCGACGGCGGGACAGGGTGCACGGCTGACGAGGTTCGTCCCCGCCGAACGACTTCGGCCATGCGCTGCGATCACCGGATACGCGGAGCGGCGGCTGAGGCTTTTGCAGTCGGCGATCGAGCCGGCACACAGCCGCCAGAAGGGGCCTCCGGCTCCGCGCTTGACATCGCTAGGCTTGCCTCATTGCCGCGCCACCCATGACCGGAGGACTCCACGTGACGCCGACCGCCGCCAAGCCCGGTCCCTCGGCGCGTCGCGAGCACTGGTTCCAGCCGCGCCGGTCCGGTTTCCGGTGGGAGCAGGAGGGGCTTGAGCACGTACGGCAGCTGATGCCGAACGCCGAGCCGTATCGGGCGTGGGCGACATTCCGGTTCACCGGTGTCACGGGCCGGGTCAACGAGTGTGATCTGCTGATCGCCGTGCCCGGCGGCGTCTACCTGCTGGAGCTCAAGGGGCACCCCGGCCGGGTGGTGAACCACGGGGACACCTGGCAGTTCCACGGTGACCGGGTGCGGACGCTGCGCAACCCTCTGCACCTCACCGACCTCAAGGCCAAGGAGCTCAAGGCACAGTTGGAGCGTGCCGCGCACGCGGCGGGGGTCCCCGAGGCGAAGATCCCCTACATCAAGCCCGCGGTCTTCCTGCACGACACCGACCTGGTGAGCGAGCTGGACGAGTTCCAGCGCGCGTCGGTGTACGGACGCAGCGGCGGTACGAGCGGTCTGCCCGGCATCTGGGACGGTCTGCTCGGGCTGCCGCCGGAGCGGGAGAGCTGGCGGGTCACCCCGCAGGACAGCCAGCGGCTCGAAATGCTGATGAAGCGTATCGGGATCAGCCACTCCACCAGCCACCTGCGCTTCGGGGACGACTGGCGGCTCGCGCCACGCGCGCTGGACGCGGGCCCCGGCTGGGAGGACCGGCTCGCCGTACGCGACGACGGCCTGGTCAAGGAGAGCGGCAGGGTCCGGATCTATCTGTCGGGCCAGGCGGCGTCGGCGGAGCAGCGTGGCCGGGTGGACCGGGCGGCCCTGCGCGAGTACCAGGTGCTCCAGGGCATCAACCACCGCGGCATCGTCCAGGCCGTCCAGATCCGCGAGCACCAGGGCGGCCCGGCGATCCTCTTCCGGCACCGGGAGTCGGACCTGCGGCTCGACGCGTACCTGGACGCGTACGGCGACCGGCTCACGCCCGCCGTACGCCTGGACCTGGTGCGCCAGCTCGCCGAGGCCGTCCGCTACGCCCACAACCGATCGCTGTACCACCGGGCGCTGTCGGCGCGCTCGGTGTACGTGTCCGCACGTGAGGACGACACGGAACCGGTGCTGCGGATCGCCGACTGGCAGACCGCCGCCAGGGACTTCGGCACCACCTCGCACCTCAGCCTCGGGCAGACACCGCTCGATTCCGGACTGGTGGCCGACATCGCCCAGGTGTACCTCGCCCCGGAGGCCGCCAGGGAGTTCGCCGATCCGGTGGACCTCGACGTCTTCGGTACGGGATCCGTCTCTTATCTGCTGCTCACCGGTAAGCCGCCCGCCGACGCGCGGGGTGTTCTGGTGGACCGGCTCGCCGCGGAGGGCGGGCTCCATCCGTCCGCGGCGTCCGACAGCGTCTCCGCGGCGCTGGACGACCTGGTCTTCCGGGCCACCGCCTCCGACGTGCAGAACAGGCTGTCGTCCGCCGAAGAGTTCCTGCGACTGCTCGACGCGGCCGAGGCGGACGATGCCGCGGCCCGGCGCGGGGCCGTCAAGGTCGAGGACCCGCTCACGGCCAAGGCCGGCTGCCGCGTCGACGCCGAGTGGGAAGTGGTACGGGTCCTCGGCACCGGCGCGACCGCCCGCGCTCTGCTGGTGCGCCGCGTCGAGGACGGGGTCCCGGACCCGTCGTCCCTGCGGGTGTTCAAGGTGGGGCTCGACCGGGAGAAGGACAGGCGGCTCCACGCGGAGGCGAGGGCGCTGCGCGAGGTGGGCGGCAACCGCGTCGTGAAGCTGTTCGCGCCCCCGCGTGAACTCGTCGGCCACACCGTCCTGGAGATCGAGTACGCGGGCGGGTTCCGGCCGGCTGGGGACCGGGAGCCGGTCAGTCTCGGGTCGCGGCTGCGCGGCGAGGGCCGACTGGGATACACCCAGCTGGAGCGGTTCGGCAACGATCTCTTCGAGGCCCTGGACAGCCTGGCCGCCCGTGGGGTGCGACACCGCGACATCAAGCCGGACAATCTGGGGCTGTTCAAGCGCAGTGACGGCTCCTGGCAGCTGATGCTGTTCGACTTCTCCCTGGCCGACGCCTCCGACCAGGACCTCCACGCGGGCACCCGGGGCTATCTCGACCCCTTCCTGGGCGGCAGCCGCCGCGCCCGCTACGACGACCACGCGGAGTGGTACGCGGCGGCGGTCACGCTGCACGAGATGGCCTCGGGCGAGCGGCCGGTATGGGGTGACGGCCAGGGCGATCCACTGACCGTCCCCCAGGCGGAGCTCTATGTGGCCCGCGAACTGTTCGAGCCCGCGCTGGCGGAGGGGCTGACCGAGTTCTTCGCGAAGGCCCTGCATCGTGATGTCGAGCAGCGCTTCGACAGCCTCCGTCAGATG encodes the following:
- a CDS encoding nuclease-related domain-containing DEAD/DEAH box helicase, with translation MITTLRTRGRGMAAGGSASRRAQEARRQERLLREQWQAARQQARRWEAASEGERRVAAQLLVLTARGWRLLVDRRWPGTRMANVDMLLVGPGGAFVLDVKNWRSAPECSEGRLSVDGEPRDEHVAKLLAVTKVAESAVASLGMSPVAVQPLMVFAGHRVDAELGRVRLLGEHEVGPALLSERHRLRPESVRVIADHLDRAFPEYEGAFATRAISPPPQAPPQEELSDGLFDLDGLREAALEEALRAPIEQWMTFLHPDQVALVRRNWAGPARISGPAGTGKTVVGLHRAAHLAQRTTGRILYVTFANNLPRVQATFLKAMSPAVADRIDFRSLHSWSQEFLRDCGVSVRLHGERAQTAFSLAWKNVGRDSCLTEIDPAPGYWKEEIDHVIKGRGITSFEEYATVPRRRRRASLRRPHREAVWALYEAYEALRVERGVHDFNDVLSLALAEALRRTGQHRYAAVVVDEVQDLTLVGVRLLHALVGDTPNGLLLVGDGQQAVYPGGFRLSDAGIDIRGDRGQVLHINYRNSKEILDAALAVVAEDSFEDIDGLRTPGRRDVDLTYHDGHVIRVSKPTPSEHDQALLEALHSLPPGARADTAVLCPSMRAIGRYQRLLERASIPVCLLEHYDGRPVDAVKLGSYRRAKGLEFKRVYLPEHDATMPDGSRTPDAEVSETGRERNELSRSQLFVAMTRARDVLWLGSVNRPSAER
- the pglW gene encoding BREX system serine/threonine kinase PglW, with product MTPTAAKPGPSARREHWFQPRRSGFRWEQEGLEHVRQLMPNAEPYRAWATFRFTGVTGRVNECDLLIAVPGGVYLLELKGHPGRVVNHGDTWQFHGDRVRTLRNPLHLTDLKAKELKAQLERAAHAAGVPEAKIPYIKPAVFLHDTDLVSELDEFQRASVYGRSGGTSGLPGIWDGLLGLPPERESWRVTPQDSQRLEMLMKRIGISHSTSHLRFGDDWRLAPRALDAGPGWEDRLAVRDDGLVKESGRVRIYLSGQAASAEQRGRVDRAALREYQVLQGINHRGIVQAVQIREHQGGPAILFRHRESDLRLDAYLDAYGDRLTPAVRLDLVRQLAEAVRYAHNRSLYHRALSARSVYVSAREDDTEPVLRIADWQTAARDFGTTSHLSLGQTPLDSGLVADIAQVYLAPEAAREFADPVDLDVFGTGSVSYLLLTGKPPADARGVLVDRLAAEGGLHPSAASDSVSAALDDLVFRATASDVQNRLSSAEEFLRLLDAAEADDAAARRGAVKVEDPLTAKAGCRVDAEWEVVRVLGTGATARALLVRRVEDGVPDPSSLRVFKVGLDREKDRRLHAEARALREVGGNRVVKLFAPPRELVGHTVLEIEYAGGFRPAGDREPVSLGSRLRGEGRLGYTQLERFGNDLFEALDSLAARGVRHRDIKPDNLGLFKRSDGSWQLMLFDFSLADASDQDLHAGTRGYLDPFLGGSRRARYDDHAEWYAAAVTLHEMASGERPVWGDGQGDPLTVPQAELYVARELFEPALAEGLTEFFAKALHRDVEQRFDSLRQMQESWRQVFRRADSTRPPTTPATVDTQAADVEDAREQAAAAADLTTPLHAAGLSPRAVSVAAGLGAETVGRLLGVPPHTISRARGAGNVIRKELNRRHRQWTRQLRGRATAEQPVRVAADTPVETTESIGTLASLLVPAEAGPGAHPRRDIVLATLGLSDVEQSGELPPWPDQSAIARALGVSQSAVSENLSAAIERWAALSWLEKVRDELVTILSEQGRVMTAQELATELRVRHRPLDEGGTEGRSGLQTQALAVVRAAAEVEARRDDAAAAGKGDEDGASRFTLLRRGSTVLLALVDLPGSDDPTPAELAEYATLLGRAAEEVTARDPLPGGGAVLRELRAVPAPEGTAPLADTRLLTLGAAMADGVGVTPRFELFPLNLGLDRALRISQAAAGVRPGIGIGAEELLSRVRSRFPGLATLAGVTYVEWEEALTAAHFPLEYDRDSRRFYPPARDAEQSRPAHTGSVLTSTGALYEAAQGQLAEGRDPGHVVEVRLQEAVRRGGFLALTVPGAQLPDTAGRLAARFDVLPVDVDELFLAALRALADEQRVRWGALLKADAKFTTTGRIGPALASYTRLAAERVTARCTTLAEQAGPRRVLLAHRASLVARYWEAGGRELLVSLQEAARRPAGVPHGLWLLVPMDDPQATPALDGRTVDVVDRVSEWVVLEGLFMKGLTKLQEAS